Proteins from a genomic interval of Oreochromis aureus strain Israel breed Guangdong linkage group 6, ZZ_aureus, whole genome shotgun sequence:
- the LOC116330576 gene encoding gastrin/cholecystokinin-like peptide — MSGKVFVVFALLVALLVSGAASSPETGETEETNVLKQLLAKHEMAKDSAGRQRQAPRTHSARVERRAHLSHDEREIMTKQIMQAISELMNSECMTDRDYQGWVDFGRRDTE, encoded by the exons ATGTCAGGAAAAGTTTTCGTGGTATTTGCACTGCTGGTTGCACTGCTTGTGTCTGGAGCAGCTTCCTCACCTGAAACCGGAGAAACTGAGGAGACAAATGTTCTCAAGCAGCTTCTAGCCAAACATGAGATGGCGAAAGACTCGGCTGGAAGACAGAGGCAAGCACCCCGCACTCACTCTGCACGGGTGGAACGACGGGCGCACCTTTCACATGATGAACGCGAGATAATGACCAAACAAATAATGCAAGCAATTTCAG AGCTGATGAACTCCGAGTGCATGACGGATCGGGACTACCAGGGCTGGGTGGATTTTGGCCGCCGGGACACAGAATGA
- the LOC116331035 gene encoding keratin, type I cytoskeletal 20-like → MAASFTQQSSYNVKQRTYSSSSLSGSGWKQSGTSSVGYTPSVYGGAGGHGTRISRSNSVFSLGSLTSYGETSVVGDEKATMQDLNDRLADYLAKVRSLEAKNRQLEQNIAEFCQQRSTVVTKNYGGYFSTISDLRAEIARRFAENQAIHVQLDNAQLAAEDFKMKYEMEMNLHLTVEADVSRLRAVRDSLTLGISDLELSIEDLKKELVQMKTNHKEEMSQLRIQCSGSVNVEVDSAHSIDLTKVLEEMREQYETVVSKNKVEVEKWFQSKVETLQKEIIVSQTDVKTFHKELSDLKKTYQSLTISRQSAHTEITCLQENLEEVKSRYSLQLQQLQITITTLESELQELKASLLRVQTEYNELLDIKMRLEMEIAEYRRLLEGEHYEKKEVVVISKVVEVEEHKPHIEKRVKTIIEEIVDGQVISSSEDTQVETIQ, encoded by the exons ATGGCAGCCTCTTTCACCCAGCAGAGCAGCTACAACGTTAAGCAGAGAACCTACAGTTCCAGCAGCCTGAGCGGAAGCGGATGGAAGCAGAGTGGCACGTCCTCTGTCGGCTACACACCCAGTGTGTATGGCGGAGCTGGAGGTCATGGAACCCGCATCTCAAGGTCCAACTCTGTCTTCTCTTTAGGGTCCCTGACCTCGTATGGAGAGACTTCTGTAGTCGGTGATGAGAAGGCAACCATGCAGGACCTCAACGACCGCCTGGCCGACTACCTGGCAAAG GTGCGTTCTCTGGAGGCCAAAAATAGGCAGCTGGAACAGAACATCGCTGAGTTCTGTCAACAAAGGTCAACCGTTGTTACCAAGAACTACGGCGGCTACTTTTCCACCATCAGTGACCTGCGGGCCGAG ATTGCAAGAAGATTTGCAGAGAACCAGGCCATCCACGTGCAGCTTGACAATGCTCAATTGGCAGCGGAAGACTTTAAAATGAA ATATGAGATGGAGATGAACTTGCATTTGACGGTGGAGGCTGACGTATCCCGTCTCCGAGCAGTCCGGGACAGCTTGACTCTTGGCATCAGTGACTTGGAGCTAAGCATAGAGGATCTGAAAAAAGAGCTGGTGCAAATGAAGACGAATCACAAGGAG GAGATGAGCCAGTTGCGCATCCAGTGCAGTGGCTCTGTAAATGTAGAGGTGGACAGTGCACACTCTATAGATTTGACAAAGGTCCTGGAGGAAATGAGGGAGCAGTATGAAACTGTGGTGAGCAAGAACAAGGTGGAAGTCGAGAAATGGTTCCAGTCGAAG gtgGAAACTCTCCAGAAGGAAATCATTGTTAGCCAAACAGATGTGAAAACGTTTCACAAAGAGTTGTCCGATTTGAAGAAGACCTACCAAAGTTTGACGATAAGCCGGCAAAGCGCGCACACAGAG ATTACATGCCTACAGGAAAATTTGGAGGAAGTGAAAAGTCGCTATAGTCTTCAGCTTCAACAACTGCAGATCACCATCACCACCCTGGAGAGTGAGCTGCAGGAACTGAAGGCCTCTCTTCTGCGGGTGCAAACAGAATATAATGAGCTACTGGACATCAAGATGAGGCTGGAAATGGAGATTGCTGAATATAGGAGGCTGCTGGAAGGAGAGCATTATGAAAAAAAGGa GGTGGTGGTCATCAGCAAGGTGGTAGAAGTGGAAG AGCATAAACCCCACATTGAAAAACGAGTGAAGACAATCATCGAGGAAATTGTTGATGGACAGGTGATCTCCTCCTCTGAGGACACCCAAGTGGAAACAATTCAGTAA